The Pseudomonas fluorescens genome segment GTATCGCTGGCGTTCCAACGCTGTGCTATCGTTGCGGCATCATTTCGTAACGATCCAAGAGAATCCCTGCATGAAGCTGGCTGTCTGGGCGACAGAGCGCGTAGTTGGCAGCAAGCGAGCGTTGCTTGCCGTTCTGCTCTGTTTGCTCACGGGTGTAGCGGCTGCCCAGCCGGAAACGCCAGTGGGTATGGCTGAGCAAAGGGCCAGGTCGGTCACTCAAGTGGTGCTGGGCATTCTCAGTTATGCGCGCTGGCCGGTCGAACCTGCACAGTTGCGTCTGTGCATCGTCGGTCCCACCGAATACACGGATGATCTGGTGAAAGGCACGACACAGGCGACAGGACGGCCTGTCACCGTGCGTCGTCTGCTGGCAGACAACCCCTCGGTCGTCAGTGAATGCGACGCCGTCTATATCGGCAAACTTACCGCCGATGAACGCAGCCGATTGTTCGCGTCGCTGATTGGCCATCCTGTACTGAGCATCAGCGAGGGCGGCGATCAGTGCACGGTCGGCAGCCTGTTCTGCCTGCGGGTTGGCGACGAGCAGGTGTCTTTCGAAGTCAATCTCGATTCCGTCGCCCGTAGTGGTGTTCGTATTCATCCAAGCGTGCTGCAGTTGTCGCGCCGCAAGCCGGCGGCCCCATGAGACGTGACCCTTCCACTGGACGTCCGACCCTGGGCTCGGTCATCGGTCGCGGGCATTTGATTGTCGCGCTGGTGGCGGTGGCGATGGCCAGTGTGTCGTTGACCCTGCTCGGCGTCCTGGCGCTGCGGGTCTATGCCGATCACAACCTGCACCTCATCGCCCGCTCGATCAATTACACCGTGGAAGCCGCGGTGGTATTCAACGACAAGGCCGCCGCGACGGAAGCGCTGGCGCTGATCGCCTCGACCGAAGAGGTGGCAGACGCTCAGGTGCTGGACAGTCAGGGTCAAGTGCTGGCGCACTGGCAGCGTCCGGAGAACGGCCTGTTTTCCGCGTTGGAAATGCAAGTGACGGGGGCAATCCTGGAAAAGCCGATCAGTCTGCCGATCCTGCATCAGGATCATGAGATCGGCCGGATTTTGCTGACCGGCCACGGTGGCAGCCTGATGCGCTTTTTGTTGAGCGGACTGGCGGGGATCGTACTCTGCACCGCGATCAGCGCCTGGGTCGCGCTCTTTCTGGCGCGTCGCCAGTTGCACGGAATTACTGGGCCATTGCACAGCCTCGCCGCAGTGGCCCACGCCGCCCGCAGCGAACGTGCGCTGGACCGGCGCGTACCACCGGCGAAAATCGCCGAACTCGACAACCTCGGCAACGACTTCAATGCTCTGCTCGATGAGCTGGAATCGTGGCAGACCCACCTGCAAAACGAGAACGAAACCCTTGCCCACCAAGCGACACACGACAGCCTCACGGGACTGCCCAACCGGGCGTTTTTCGAGGGCCGCCTGATTCGTGCATTGCGCAGCGCCAGCAAACTCAACGAGCGCGTAGCGGTGCTGTTTCTGGACAGTGATCGTTTCAAGGAAATCAATGACAATTTTGGCCACGCGGCCGGCGATGCGGTCTTGGTAGCGGTAGCGAACCGGGTGCGGGCGCAGTTGCGTGAAGAGGATTTGGTAGCGCGTCTGGGCGGTGATGAATTTGCCGTTCTGCTGACACCGTTGCACAAGACCGAAGATGCAGAGCGCATTGCCGACAAGATTCTCGCCAGCATGGACACCCCCATTGCGGTACCGGGCGACACCCTTGTGGTGACCTCGCTCAGTATCGGTATTGCGGTTTACCCCGATCATGGCGCCACGCCCGGCACCTTGCTCGATGCGGCCGACGCCGCGATGTATCAAGCCAAGCGCCTGTCCCGTGGCGCCCAATTCACCTCCGGGTCGGAGCACCCGGTCGATTCCGTTCAAACCAGGAGCTGATGCCCGTGTTCTCGATTGCCGTTCGACTGTTTTCCACTCTATTGCTGACGGCCATGCTGGCCCTGACCGGATGCCAGACCGCTCCGCAAAAAGGCCTGACACCGGCGCAGATTGCTGTGCTCAAGCAGCAAGGCTTTGAGCTGACCGATGACGGCTGGGAGTTCGGCCTGTCGGGCAAAGTGTTGTTTGGCAGCGATGTCGAAAGCCTGAACAAGCAAAGTACCGAAATCGTCGAGCGTATCGGCAAAGCGTTGCTGGGTGTCGGCATCGAACGGGTACGGGTGGATGGCCACACCGATGCCTCGGGCAAGGAATCCTACAACCAGCAGCTGTCTTTGCGCCGGGCAAAAAGTGTCGGCAAAGTGCTGACGTCGGTCGGCATGAAGGAAGAGAACATCCAGCTGCAAGGCCTTGGCAGCCGCGAACCGGTGGCCTCCAACGACACCGCCGCCGGCCGCACCGAAAACCGCCGGGTGTCGATCGTGGTCAGCGCCGACTAGTCGGCAAACTGCATCTCCCGCGTTTGCCCCATCAACAGCGACTGATTGCGCTCGGTCACTTCGCGGATGTAATCCCACAACAGGGTGATCCGCTTGAGCTTGCGCAAATCCTCCCGGCAGTACATCCAGAACTGCCGGGTAATGTCGATTTCCTCCGGCAATACCGGCAACAGGCGCGGGTCCTGGGCCGCGAGGAAGCACGGCAGAATCGCCAGTGAGCGCCCCTGCTGCGCCGCCACGAATTGCGCGATCACGCTGGTGCTGCGCAAATTGGCGCTGGCGCCGGGCAGCACGTTTGCCAGATAGAGCAGCTCCGAGCTGAACGCCAGGTCATCCACGTAACTGATGAATTGATGCTTGCCCAGGTCGGCGGGGCGGCGGATCGGCGGGTGTTTGTCCAGATATTCCTGGGTCGCGTAGAGCTGCAAGCGGTAGTCGCAGAGTTTGCAGCACACATACGGCCCGTGCTCCGGGCGTTCGAGGGCGATGACGATGTCCGCCTCGCGTTTGGACAGGCTGATGAAGTGTGGCAGCGGCAGGATGTCCACCGAGATTGCCGGGTAGGCGTCGACGAAGTGGCTTAACTGCGGGGTGATGAAGAAGCTGCCGAAACCTTCGGTGCAGCCCATCCGCACATGCCCGGACAGCGCGACGCCAGAGCCGGACACCTGCTCGCAGGCCATGTGCAGTGTGCTTTCGATCGATTCGGCATAGCTCAGCAGACGCTGGCCTTCGGCAGTCAGCACGAAACCGCTGGTGCGCGACTTTTCGAACAGCAAGGTGCCGAGCGCCGCTTCCAGCGAACTGATCCGCCGCGACACGGTGGTGTAGTCCACCGCCAGGCGTTTGGCCGCTGTGCTGGCCTTGCGGGTACGGGCGACTTCGAGGAAAAACTTGAGGTCGTCCCAGTTCAGCGAACCTAGAGACGTGATGTTTTTTTGCATGATGGACGGGCTTATATGTGCGTTCTTATTAGAAGTTTGCACATCTATACTCCAAAAACAGCCCGACAACCAATTCGTGACACACGCCTCATCTCAAGGCGAACCTTCGCC includes the following:
- a CDS encoding YfiR family protein; the protein is MKLAVWATERVVGSKRALLAVLLCLLTGVAAAQPETPVGMAEQRARSVTQVVLGILSYARWPVEPAQLRLCIVGPTEYTDDLVKGTTQATGRPVTVRRLLADNPSVVSECDAVYIGKLTADERSRLFASLIGHPVLSISEGGDQCTVGSLFCLRVGDEQVSFEVNLDSVARSGVRIHPSVLQLSRRKPAAP
- a CDS encoding LysR family transcriptional regulator, coding for MQKNITSLGSLNWDDLKFFLEVARTRKASTAAKRLAVDYTTVSRRISSLEAALGTLLFEKSRTSGFVLTAEGQRLLSYAESIESTLHMACEQVSGSGVALSGHVRMGCTEGFGSFFITPQLSHFVDAYPAISVDILPLPHFISLSKREADIVIALERPEHGPYVCCKLCDYRLQLYATQEYLDKHPPIRRPADLGKHQFISYVDDLAFSSELLYLANVLPGASANLRSTSVIAQFVAAQQGRSLAILPCFLAAQDPRLLPVLPEEIDITRQFWMYCREDLRKLKRITLLWDYIREVTERNQSLLMGQTREMQFAD
- a CDS encoding diguanylate cyclase domain-containing protein is translated as MRRDPSTGRPTLGSVIGRGHLIVALVAVAMASVSLTLLGVLALRVYADHNLHLIARSINYTVEAAVVFNDKAAATEALALIASTEEVADAQVLDSQGQVLAHWQRPENGLFSALEMQVTGAILEKPISLPILHQDHEIGRILLTGHGGSLMRFLLSGLAGIVLCTAISAWVALFLARRQLHGITGPLHSLAAVAHAARSERALDRRVPPAKIAELDNLGNDFNALLDELESWQTHLQNENETLAHQATHDSLTGLPNRAFFEGRLIRALRSASKLNERVAVLFLDSDRFKEINDNFGHAAGDAVLVAVANRVRAQLREEDLVARLGGDEFAVLLTPLHKTEDAERIADKILASMDTPIAVPGDTLVVTSLSIGIAVYPDHGATPGTLLDAADAAMYQAKRLSRGAQFTSGSEHPVDSVQTRS
- a CDS encoding OmpA family protein, encoding MPVFSIAVRLFSTLLLTAMLALTGCQTAPQKGLTPAQIAVLKQQGFELTDDGWEFGLSGKVLFGSDVESLNKQSTEIVERIGKALLGVGIERVRVDGHTDASGKESYNQQLSLRRAKSVGKVLTSVGMKEENIQLQGLGSREPVASNDTAAGRTENRRVSIVVSAD